The Candidatus Nitrosocosmicus franklandus genome contains a region encoding:
- a CDS encoding SIMPL domain-containing protein: MFSIRILVIMIALASSFLIAIQLISNTSTPWAVAQNFVISEEKPTISIVGYAEKEIPSDETRISLSVENTNTNANTARKNNADKMNAILDVLKQAGLTDDNITTSNFQITPNYDYETSNYDRIISYTAINKIELKTSANSNISNFIDLAINNGANRVENIDFVISKQTLENNNMVLLKEAFRNAKQKAEILATEGNFTIAGVKKIDTSTGGGYFPPSPFLYESYAGSDARESVPGPSTQIIPQKNIVSVSLPVIFYIGEGNSNG, translated from the coding sequence ATGTTTTCAATTAGAATATTAGTTATTATGATTGCTTTGGCAAGTTCTTTTTTAATTGCTATACAGTTGATATCTAATACTAGCACACCATGGGCTGTTGCACAGAACTTTGTAATTTCAGAAGAAAAACCAACAATTTCTATTGTTGGTTATGCAGAAAAGGAAATTCCTTCTGATGAGACAAGGATTTCTCTATCTGTGGAGAACACAAATACAAACGCAAATACAGCTAGAAAAAATAACGCTGATAAAATGAATGCGATCTTAGATGTCTTAAAGCAAGCTGGCCTCACGGATGACAACATTACTACATCTAATTTCCAAATTACACCAAATTATGATTATGAAACTAGTAATTATGATAGAATTATTTCCTATACTGCGATAAACAAAATAGAATTAAAGACTTCAGCTAACTCCAATATATCCAATTTCATTGATTTAGCCATCAATAACGGCGCTAATAGAGTAGAAAATATAGACTTTGTAATTTCAAAGCAGACTTTAGAAAATAATAATATGGTGCTTCTTAAAGAGGCATTTAGAAATGCTAAACAAAAAGCCGAGATTCTTGCAACAGAAGGCAACTTTACTATTGCAGGAGTAAAAAAAATTGATACCAGTACTGGAGGAGGATATTTCCCTCCATCACCATTTTTGTACGAAAGTTATGCTGGTAGTGATGCCAGGGAAAGTGTTCCAGGCCCATCTACACAAATTATTCCACAAAAGAACATTGTGTCCGTTTCTTTACCTGTTATTTTTTACATTGGCGAGGGCAATAGTAATGGTTGA
- a CDS encoding Trm112 family protein — translation MNKKLLDILVCPFDKITALDLLEFETESKSQDRFESSNLDIIQDEEAKESQTQTRESVDSTIIKEGMLLCKTCNRFYPITEEIPIILPDELRDKKKDLEFLKKWKDAVPSDLLSKLKPWSV, via the coding sequence ATGAATAAGAAACTGCTGGATATCTTAGTTTGCCCTTTCGATAAGATTACCGCCTTAGACCTCCTTGAATTTGAAACAGAGTCTAAATCCCAAGACAGATTTGAGAGCAGTAATTTAGACATCATACAGGATGAAGAAGCCAAGGAATCGCAGACGCAAACAAGAGAAAGTGTCGATAGTACTATTATAAAAGAAGGAATGTTACTTTGTAAAACATGTAATAGGTTTTATCCCATCACCGAAGAGATCCCTATCATATTGCCTGATGAATTGAGAGACAAAAAAAAGGATTTAGAGTTTTTAAAAAAATGGAAAGATGCAGTCCCAAGTGATCTTCTGTCCAAATTGAAACCTTGGAGTGTTTAG
- a CDS encoding sensor histidine kinase has protein sequence MRNTKSRMDITFDSNAPSIVVKIPEYRHGYSDILNRGGTIRCITEITADNIEDCKELFQMVTELRHLDGMKGGIALNESEYMATTILQEAKPLTEVIYSNADEVVAQGQYIFETLWKNAVPAVKRIKEIEEGKTTEYITKILSRSEGSLNEQKLGDILFNAKEIDMVSSAEGLSMGYNYFKFMTKEEEEEEGERIRREKCAIRVLIEASKDNVELVKKYIDLGIEVRYLMQEPSIYFAVTNRDMMATIERMEMEELAESLLYSNDPHYVERFKLIFERLWNDSKPADEIINLLEKDEEIPFIETIENSGRTISLIRGLIAKANNEVLGIIPSYEALLRQIDMGMFDHIVKSSGGKKISVKILVTDKIKSQDSNGIITIEKGKYRLSLRRKNSEDMNSADKTSEFTINEMNNLTLRSVFSENIRPQMGMIIVDKCKSIVIEPKETDSDNILSHIGMASYSNSTQISKSYATMFESLWNYSKMYDLIEKSIERLKTHDRMQREFIDIVAHELRTPLQSILGLTEILKSRTKEKETKDILVTINENGNRLHRFVENVLTATKLEGYFSKIPRETFDLSSLLKEIVDLYKERFANINRSNVPHSKEIHFECKGFDKVCMVNANKLHMSMVITNILENAISFIPLKQKGLITITVSQSGKDVIVHIRDNGEGIHPEILHRLFTKFASKSFYGSGLGLYNCRKIMHMHHGGIWAKNNPSNEKGATFSFRLPLRS, from the coding sequence ATGCGTAATACAAAGTCAAGAATGGATATTACGTTCGACAGCAACGCTCCCTCTATCGTGGTAAAAATTCCGGAATACCGTCATGGTTACTCTGACATCCTCAATAGGGGAGGTACGATTAGGTGTATTACTGAAATTACAGCTGATAATATTGAAGACTGTAAAGAACTTTTTCAAATGGTCACTGAATTGCGTCACTTGGATGGAATGAAAGGAGGTATTGCCTTAAATGAATCAGAATACATGGCTACGACAATCTTACAGGAAGCCAAACCGTTAACAGAGGTAATTTATAGCAACGCAGATGAAGTGGTGGCGCAAGGTCAATACATTTTTGAAACCCTCTGGAAAAATGCTGTTCCTGCAGTAAAAAGGATAAAGGAGATTGAAGAAGGAAAGACGACTGAATACATAACCAAGATTTTGAGCAGATCCGAAGGCTCATTAAATGAGCAAAAGTTAGGAGATATTTTGTTTAATGCAAAAGAAATTGACATGGTTTCCTCGGCAGAAGGTCTGTCAATGGGATATAACTATTTTAAATTTATGACAAAAGAAGAAGAAGAAGAAGAAGGAGAAAGGATTCGGAGAGAGAAATGTGCAATAAGGGTGTTGATTGAAGCTTCCAAAGATAACGTCGAGTTGGTAAAAAAGTATATTGATTTAGGCATTGAAGTACGATATTTAATGCAGGAACCATCAATATATTTTGCGGTTACTAATAGGGATATGATGGCTACTATTGAACGAATGGAAATGGAAGAATTGGCTGAAAGTCTATTATATAGTAATGATCCTCATTATGTGGAGCGTTTTAAGCTGATCTTTGAACGCTTGTGGAATGATAGCAAACCTGCAGACGAGATAATCAATTTACTTGAAAAAGACGAAGAGATACCATTCATAGAAACAATTGAAAACTCTGGCAGGACGATTAGTTTGATAAGGGGATTGATTGCAAAAGCAAATAATGAAGTCTTGGGAATAATTCCTTCCTATGAAGCCTTACTCAGGCAGATTGATATGGGAATGTTTGATCATATAGTAAAGTCCTCAGGAGGTAAGAAGATATCTGTCAAGATACTTGTGACAGATAAAATCAAGTCCCAAGATTCTAATGGTATTATAACAATAGAGAAAGGCAAGTACCGCCTGTCTTTGAGAAGAAAGAATTCTGAAGATATGAATAGTGCTGACAAGACTAGTGAATTTACTATTAATGAAATGAATAATTTGACATTGAGATCGGTATTTAGTGAAAATATTAGACCCCAAATGGGAATGATCATAGTCGACAAATGTAAATCTATTGTAATAGAGCCCAAAGAAACGGATTCGGACAATATACTATCCCATATAGGCATGGCCTCATATTCAAATAGCACTCAAATATCAAAGTCATATGCGACAATGTTTGAAAGCCTGTGGAATTATTCCAAAATGTATGATCTTATTGAAAAATCTATAGAACGACTAAAGACTCATGACAGAATGCAAAGAGAATTTATAGATATAGTAGCTCATGAACTTAGGACTCCTCTTCAGTCCATCCTTGGGCTGACGGAAATATTAAAGTCCCGTACCAAAGAAAAAGAGACAAAGGATATATTAGTTACTATTAATGAGAACGGTAATAGGTTACATAGGTTTGTCGAAAATGTGTTGACTGCAACCAAACTCGAAGGATATTTTTCTAAGATTCCGAGGGAGACATTTGATTTATCCTCGCTTCTCAAAGAAATAGTTGATCTCTATAAAGAGCGGTTTGCCAATATAAATAGGTCAAACGTGCCACACTCAAAAGAAATTCATTTTGAATGCAAAGGTTTTGATAAGGTGTGTATGGTAAATGCAAACAAACTACATATGTCAATGGTCATAACCAATATACTTGAAAACGCCATTAGTTTTATACCTTTAAAACAGAAAGGATTGATAACAATAACAGTTTCACAAAGTGGAAAGGATGTAATTGTTCATATTAGAGATAATGGGGAGGGAATACATCCGGAGATATTGCACAGACTTTTCACAAAGTTTGCTTCAAAGTCCTTTTATGGTTCAGGACTTGGATTATATAACTGCAGGAAAATTATGCACATGCATCATGGTGGTATTTGGGCTAAAAATAACCCTTCAAATGAAAAGGGTGCAACATTCTCCTTTAGACTACCGTTACGTTCTTAG
- a CDS encoding S8 family peptidase, translating to MNSKIRRHAIICMLFLLIVFSLQNIGVVRNSYAFDFVIPEIPFLNFNFNIGGSSSDEDTFSSDNKENANSNLISVEANENGQTGVAQYADTDNSVLAVKKEKEINSSNLLPFPLNTLNSAIYDNIEEKKEGNVGSPQSDLDFNQISSFTTHALPLISDYSDFPSTIILDSGMEVGNEIPNQYIVVFKDDDSSLADFFSTISEKVEFQGIELLQVYEQALNGIAIKVPNSQMIEAIKNFPMVDYVESDVLTEAFAQTTPTGINRIDADLSSTKSGNGNENVDVDIAIIDSGIDLKHPDLNVYHQKSFVNTNTGLPGLFGGDTTTITTANDDHGHGTHVAGIAAAKDNAIGSVGVAPGAKLWAIKVLDSKGTGPLSTVIKGIDYVTSHASQIEVANLSLGCECKSTAFDTAINKAVKAGIVFVVAAGNAGKDAINTSPSNNPNVISVSAIADSDGKCGAQGPNTGYGGDDSLATFSNYGSVIDIAAPGTKIFSTFKDSAYATMSGTSMASPHVTGAAALYLATNPDASPSVVKSALLNNASKVGTDCDGNGFGYFGGDKDQFKEPLLYVKNY from the coding sequence GTGAATAGCAAGATCAGACGGCATGCCATAATTTGCATGCTATTCTTATTGATTGTCTTTAGTTTGCAGAATATAGGCGTCGTAAGAAACTCTTATGCTTTTGATTTTGTGATTCCTGAAATACCTTTTCTAAATTTTAATTTTAATATTGGAGGCAGCTCGAGTGATGAAGATACTTTCTCATCAGATAATAAGGAGAATGCAAATTCAAATTTAATTTCCGTTGAAGCTAACGAAAATGGACAGACGGGCGTAGCTCAATATGCTGACACAGATAATTCTGTTCTCGCAGTTAAAAAAGAAAAAGAAATTAATTCCTCAAACTTGCTTCCTTTTCCGCTAAATACATTAAACAGTGCAATTTACGATAATATTGAAGAAAAAAAGGAAGGAAATGTAGGATCACCACAATCTGACCTTGACTTTAATCAAATTTCATCCTTTACTACTCATGCATTACCCTTGATTTCTGATTATTCTGACTTTCCTTCTACTATTATCTTGGACTCTGGCATGGAAGTAGGTAACGAAATACCCAATCAGTACATCGTAGTTTTCAAAGATGATGATTCAAGTTTAGCAGACTTCTTTTCGACTATTTCTGAAAAAGTAGAATTTCAAGGAATAGAATTGTTACAGGTATATGAACAGGCACTAAACGGCATTGCAATAAAAGTTCCTAACAGTCAGATGATAGAAGCTATCAAAAACTTTCCAATGGTAGATTATGTAGAAAGCGATGTACTAACCGAAGCATTTGCACAAACTACACCTACAGGTATAAACAGAATTGATGCTGATTTGAGCTCAACGAAATCAGGTAACGGAAACGAAAATGTGGACGTAGATATTGCAATCATAGACTCTGGAATTGATCTAAAGCACCCTGACCTCAATGTGTATCATCAAAAATCCTTTGTTAATACCAATACTGGTCTTCCAGGATTATTTGGAGGGGATACTACTACTATCACCACCGCCAATGATGATCATGGTCACGGAACACATGTAGCTGGAATTGCTGCTGCCAAAGACAACGCCATTGGTTCAGTTGGAGTCGCCCCGGGTGCCAAATTGTGGGCTATCAAAGTACTAGACAGCAAGGGAACCGGTCCTTTATCAACGGTCATAAAAGGCATTGACTATGTTACCAGTCATGCTAGTCAGATTGAAGTAGCAAATTTGAGTCTTGGATGTGAATGCAAATCCACTGCGTTTGATACTGCAATTAACAAGGCTGTAAAAGCAGGAATTGTATTTGTGGTTGCTGCCGGTAATGCTGGAAAGGACGCGATAAACACCTCTCCATCCAATAACCCTAATGTCATTTCCGTTTCAGCAATAGCAGATAGTGATGGAAAGTGTGGCGCACAGGGCCCAAACACAGGATATGGTGGAGATGATTCGTTAGCAACTTTTAGCAATTATGGTTCAGTTATAGATATTGCAGCCCCTGGAACAAAAATATTTTCAACTTTCAAGGATAGTGCTTATGCAACGATGAGTGGTACAAGTATGGCATCTCCTCATGTAACAGGAGCTGCTGCACTATATCTTGCCACCAATCCCGATGCGTCGCCTTCAGTTGTAAAGAGCGCGCTTCTCAATAATGCTTCAAAGGTCGGTACAGATTGTGACGGGAATGGGTTTGGATACTTTGGTGGAGATAAAGATCAATTTAAAGAGCCTCTTTTATATGTAAAAAATTATTGA
- a CDS encoding Ig-like domain-containing protein — protein sequence MPLSIIPYNKLYVQATTQSDEETPPPQISVPDAPVVAEATGPQGAEVRYTATATNATGAPVDVTCIPGSGTIFPLGTTTVECTAVDSNGNEATQSFQVRVQDTTPPTSEIGVVKTDWMGLINNNEFTVSDDIGLQFTGSDLVGIKGFECKLDNRNWRPSTIEYGTVENAGCYFLNLNSGPHTVQIRAIDTSNNIEVNPQTFSWNIIPLENSISNLRDFVSTITLPNNLQSEILDSLNNALGNVQDDGSYDHLLCEYLDSFAYKFAIATLVDSFNQDVTNFVDNIYTAIRDRTGCNPPTISLANEITVDEGTDRVILDASGSFDSKDGKNIDYEWEQIAGLSVNLVDSDEARASFDAPLLDGTSNQILLFKVKVTDQNDLSSEKTIKVIIRNFAPVNDPPVAERQDVTANSGEPTQITLKATDPQGNDLTYSIVSNPRQGTISEFNEDTGSLIYTSNDGFTGQDRFTFKANDGTSDSNTAPVVITVNAVNSPPVAERQDVTANSGEPTQITLKATDPQGNDLTYSIVSNPRQGTISEFNEDTGSLIYTSNDGFTGQDRFTFKANDGTSDSNTAPVVITVNAVNSPPVAERQDVTANSGEPTQITLKATDPQGNDLTYSIVSNPRQGTISEFNEDTGSLIYTSNDGFTGQDRFTFKANDGTSDSNTAPVVITVNAVNSPPVAERQDVTANSGEPTQITLKATDPQGNDLTYSIVSNPRQGTISEFNEDTGSLIYTSNDGFTGQDRFTFKANDGTSDSNTAPVVITVNAVNSPPVAERQDVTANSGEPTQITLKATDPQGNDLTYSIVSNPRQGTISEFNEDTGSLIYTSNDGFTGQDRFTFKANDGTSDSNTAPVVITIISTDPEPEPEPEPEPEPEPEPEPEPEPEPEPEPEPEPEPEPDNNGDSSGDDNTTTPPTSPPGDSTPTLPPSSPSPNSSNTTNGTAGGLFSDGFPGFSDNLRNLFGGN from the coding sequence ATGCCTCTCAGCATCATACCATATAACAAGCTATATGTACAGGCAACTACCCAATCAGATGAAGAAACTCCTCCTCCACAAATATCGGTTCCAGATGCTCCAGTAGTAGCAGAAGCTACAGGACCACAAGGTGCAGAAGTAAGATATACCGCAACAGCAACTAATGCTACCGGTGCCCCTGTGGATGTTACGTGTATACCTGGCTCGGGTACAATTTTTCCCTTGGGGACTACAACAGTCGAATGCACCGCAGTTGACAGTAATGGAAATGAAGCCACTCAGTCATTTCAAGTACGTGTTCAAGATACTACTCCTCCAACTTCAGAAATAGGTGTGGTCAAAACCGATTGGATGGGTTTGATAAATAATAACGAGTTCACGGTATCTGATGATATAGGACTTCAGTTCACAGGCTCTGATTTAGTAGGGATAAAGGGCTTTGAATGTAAACTTGATAATCGTAATTGGCGTCCAAGTACGATAGAATATGGTACTGTGGAAAACGCTGGCTGCTATTTTTTGAATCTTAACTCTGGACCACACACGGTGCAAATTCGTGCAATAGATACCTCAAATAACATCGAAGTAAACCCACAGACATTCTCCTGGAACATAATTCCATTAGAAAATTCGATTTCAAACCTTAGAGACTTTGTATCAACTATCACCTTACCAAACAACCTCCAATCTGAAATTTTAGATTCACTAAATAATGCACTTGGAAATGTTCAAGATGACGGAAGCTATGACCACCTATTATGCGAGTATTTGGACTCCTTTGCCTACAAGTTTGCGATTGCTACTCTTGTTGATTCATTTAACCAAGATGTAACAAACTTTGTAGACAATATTTACACTGCTATTAGAGACAGAACTGGCTGCAATCCTCCAACCATTAGTCTAGCTAATGAAATAACGGTTGACGAGGGAACTGATAGGGTCATTTTGGATGCTTCAGGAAGTTTTGATTCAAAGGATGGCAAGAACATAGATTATGAGTGGGAGCAAATTGCAGGACTCTCCGTGAATTTGGTAGATAGTGATGAAGCAAGGGCCTCATTTGATGCTCCACTTCTTGATGGAACCTCAAACCAGATCCTGCTTTTCAAGGTAAAAGTTACAGATCAAAACGATCTATCATCTGAAAAAACTATCAAAGTAATTATTCGAAACTTTGCACCTGTAAATGATCCACCAGTAGCCGAAAGACAGGATGTAACGGCCAATTCGGGTGAACCAACCCAGATAACACTAAAGGCCACTGATCCTCAAGGTAATGATTTGACTTATTCCATAGTATCAAACCCACGACAAGGTACTATCTCAGAATTTAACGAAGACACAGGTAGCCTGATCTATACCTCAAATGATGGATTCACAGGACAGGATAGGTTTACCTTTAAGGCCAATGATGGAACATCCGATAGCAATACCGCACCAGTCGTAATTACAGTAAATGCAGTTAACAGTCCACCAGTAGCCGAAAGACAGGATGTAACGGCCAATTCGGGTGAACCAACCCAGATAACACTAAAGGCCACTGATCCTCAAGGTAATGATTTGACTTATTCCATAGTATCAAACCCACGACAAGGTACTATCTCAGAATTTAACGAAGACACAGGTAGCCTGATCTATACCTCAAATGATGGATTCACAGGACAGGATAGGTTTACCTTTAAGGCCAATGATGGAACATCCGATAGCAATACCGCACCAGTCGTAATTACAGTAAATGCAGTTAACAGTCCACCAGTAGCCGAAAGACAGGATGTAACGGCCAATTCGGGTGAACCAACCCAGATAACACTAAAGGCCACTGATCCTCAAGGTAATGATTTGACTTATTCCATAGTATCAAACCCACGACAAGGTACTATCTCAGAATTTAACGAAGACACAGGTAGCCTGATCTATACCTCAAATGATGGATTCACAGGACAGGATAGGTTTACCTTTAAGGCCAATGATGGAACATCCGATAGCAATACCGCACCAGTCGTAATTACAGTAAATGCAGTTAACAGTCCACCAGTAGCCGAAAGACAGGATGTAACGGCCAATTCGGGTGAACCAACCCAGATAACACTAAAGGCCACTGATCCTCAAGGTAATGATTTGACTTATTCCATAGTATCAAACCCACGACAAGGTACTATCTCAGAATTTAACGAAGACACAGGTAGCCTGATCTATACCTCAAATGATGGATTCACAGGACAGGATAGGTTTACCTTTAAGGCCAATGATGGAACATCCGATAGCAATACCGCACCAGTCGTAATTACAGTAAATGCAGTTAACAGTCCACCAGTAGCCGAAAGACAGGATGTAACGGCCAATTCGGGTGAACCAACCCAGATAACACTAAAGGCCACTGATCCTCAAGGTAATGATTTGACTTATTCCATAGTATCAAACCCACGACAAGGTACTATCTCAGAATTTAACGAAGACACAGGTAGCCTGATCTATACCTCAAATGATGGATTCACAGGACAGGATAGGTTTACCTTTAAGGCCAATGATGGAACATCCGATAGCAATACCGCACCAGTCGTAATTACAATAATCTCAACAGACCCAGAGCCTGAGCCTGAGCCAGAGCCTGAGCCAGAGCCTGAGCCAGAGCCAGAGCCAGAGCCAGAGCCAGAGCCAGAGCCTGAGCCTGAGCCTGAGCCTGAGCCTGAGCCAGACAACAATGGAGACTCTTCTGGAGACGATAATACTACTACCCCTCCTACCTCTCCACCTGGAGACTCTACACCTACCCTACCCCCTTCTTCTCCATCACCAAACTCCTCTAATACAACAAATGGTACAGCAGGGGGCCTATTTTCCGATGGATTTCCGGGGTTTTCAGATAATTTGAGGAATCTCTTTGGAGGAAACTAA
- a CDS encoding PIG-L deacetylase family protein, whose amino-acid sequence MNILAIGAHPDDIELGCGGTLLNASRSGVNVYMYVVTRGSSAGSVVKRSNEIINSAKYIGAKKLWIDDYEDSAVYLTKELINSIEFFIRKTQADVVFTHPLKDNHHDHRAVAQATMEAGRFTPTIIAYENPSTRNFLPVLFNDISNVVDEKIKVIELYGSQKSKLFLSSNSVRGLAEYRAFQTRLDPKIICTEAFEVMKMTINNDFTFLKTRINKENSRPSRRIIEYDISTEKHQ is encoded by the coding sequence ATGAATATTTTGGCTATAGGTGCACATCCTGACGACATTGAACTTGGATGCGGCGGAACACTTCTCAATGCATCAAGAAGTGGGGTTAACGTCTATATGTATGTCGTTACGCGAGGTTCAAGTGCCGGATCAGTAGTAAAGCGTTCAAATGAAATAATTAATTCTGCAAAGTATATAGGGGCAAAAAAATTATGGATCGATGACTACGAGGATTCAGCCGTTTACTTAACCAAAGAGTTGATAAATTCCATTGAGTTTTTTATCCGAAAGACACAGGCCGATGTGGTTTTTACTCATCCACTTAAGGATAATCACCATGACCATCGTGCGGTTGCTCAAGCGACCATGGAGGCAGGTAGGTTTACTCCTACCATCATTGCATATGAAAACCCGTCTACGAGAAATTTTTTACCTGTGCTTTTTAATGATATTTCGAATGTGGTAGATGAAAAAATAAAGGTAATTGAACTATATGGTTCACAGAAATCAAAATTATTCCTCAGTTCTAATTCAGTGAGAGGTTTGGCAGAGTACAGAGCCTTTCAAACGAGGCTGGACCCGAAAATTATTTGCACTGAAGCTTTTGAGGTAATGAAAATGACAATCAACAACGATTTCACATTTCTAAAGACTAGAATTAACAAAGAAAATTCGAGACCTTCGAGAAGAATTATAGAGTATGATATCTCAACTGAAAAACACCAATAA
- a CDS encoding response regulator, with protein MKVLIVDDNENITEVVKDFFELGNIECKTINNGVEGLAEIQNSNYDLILLDIAIPDYSGLDILDELKNKSIKSKNIVLFTASLFNPEDIEKYSSIGVKEICEKPVSLEKLENIKQKYLFAQN; from the coding sequence ATGAAAGTATTGATAGTAGACGATAATGAGAACATTACCGAGGTGGTTAAAGATTTTTTTGAGTTAGGTAATATAGAGTGTAAAACAATTAATAATGGAGTTGAAGGGCTGGCCGAAATTCAAAATAGCAATTATGATTTGATATTGCTTGATATAGCAATCCCAGATTATTCTGGTCTTGACATTCTTGATGAGCTGAAAAATAAATCAATCAAGAGTAAGAACATAGTTTTATTCACTGCTTCACTTTTCAACCCTGAGGATATAGAAAAATACTCTTCTATTGGTGTAAAGGAAATTTGCGAAAAACCAGTATCTCTTGAAAAACTAGAAAATATAAAACAAAAATATTTGTTTGCCCAAAACTAG
- a CDS encoding cysteine hydrolase family protein, whose product MALIIIDMQNGFVSKGGSYDKLGMNIENYQQIIPNIKKLINFCREEKIPIFYTEAIREPSGIDLLLNIHNILPRAREERLQNKKIPICMRGTWDADIIDEIKPAEEDHIILKRRDSAFQDTELRVWLQSLNVNTLIFCGIDTSICVETSLRDAFNLGYDVILVSDATASGNKKHYETTIERVRDYYGVVISIDDLRKMVRTLEDLGEDELQSTDEENERISQFLEKHNLINVRREKK is encoded by the coding sequence ATGGCGCTGATAATAATTGATATGCAAAATGGGTTTGTCAGCAAGGGTGGGTCTTATGATAAGCTGGGAATGAATATCGAAAATTATCAACAAATCATACCCAATATAAAAAAACTAATTAATTTTTGTAGAGAAGAAAAAATTCCAATTTTTTACACAGAGGCTATTAGAGAGCCCAGTGGCATAGATCTCTTACTTAACATTCATAATATTCTTCCAAGGGCCCGTGAAGAGAGATTGCAGAACAAAAAAATTCCAATTTGCATGAGAGGCACCTGGGATGCCGATATCATTGATGAAATAAAACCCGCCGAGGAAGACCATATTATCCTCAAGCGGCGTGACTCTGCTTTCCAAGATACAGAACTCAGAGTATGGCTTCAGAGCTTGAATGTAAACACTCTGATATTCTGCGGTATAGACACTTCAATCTGTGTAGAGACATCATTACGTGATGCGTTTAACCTAGGTTATGATGTGATACTTGTATCTGATGCAACGGCTTCTGGAAATAAGAAGCATTATGAAACTACCATCGAAAGAGTGAGGGATTATTACGGAGTTGTCATAAGCATAGATGATTTAAGAAAGATGGTACGAACGCTAGAGGACCTGGGTGAAGACGAACTTCAGTCTACAGATGAAGAAAATGAAAGGATTAGTCAATTTCTAGAAAAACACAACCTGATAAACGTTCGAAGAGAAAAAAAGTAA